The following are encoded together in the Triticum dicoccoides isolate Atlit2015 ecotype Zavitan chromosome 6B, WEW_v2.0, whole genome shotgun sequence genome:
- the LOC119324763 gene encoding protein CYTOKININ-RESPONSIVE GATA TRANSCRIPTION FACTOR 1-like — MTTIYMSQLSTLPLMDGDQDQGHFQAFHLPKDPPILFPFMIDNPVEHQGQGYGDQHSRQQFFGESNQQFNDHMMMSGGSADVFATCSPFGPTIQSIGSDMIQRSSYNSYYFEATHAGDGSTSQWASAKPPVKMRIMKKAPTNDHQGGTARKPRRRAQAHQGDESQQLQHPMGVIRVCSDCNTSNTPLWRSGPCGPKSLCNACGIRQRKARRAMAAAAATAATNDGVASASSGGVAVGAMQASDASQAVKATKKEKRAADLDRSLPFKKRCKMVDHPTVTTTKAVAVDATLKDQDHVVAEDGAMVERLSKADPPAAFTHAFMRDEITDAAMLLMTLSCGLVRS, encoded by the exons ATGACTACCATCTACATGAGCCAGCTATCTACTCTCCCTCTAATGGATGGAGATCAAGATCAAGGGCACTTTCAAGCCTTTCATCTACCCAAAGATCCTCCTATCTTGTTCCCTTTCATGATCGACAACCCAGTGGAGCATCAAGGGCAAGGCTATGGAGACCAGCACTCGAGGCAGCAATTTTTTGGTGAATCTAATCAGCAG TTCAATGATCACATGATGATGAGCGGAGGATCTGCGGACGTCTTTGCCACATGCTCCCCGTTCGGACCTACCATCCAAAGCATCGGCAGTGACATGATCCAGAGATCCTCATACAATTCCTATTATTTCGAAGCCACACATGCCGGCGATGGATCGACTAGCCAGTGGGCATCCGCCAAACCGCCAGTGAAGATGAGGATCATGAAAAAGGCGCCAACGAATGATCACCAAGGAGGGACAGCGAGAAAGCCAAGGAGAAGGGCACAAGCACACCAAGGTGATGAGAGCCAGCAGCTGCAGCATCCCATGGGTGTTATCAGAGTGTGCTCAGACTGCAACACCTCCAATACCCCCTTGTGGAGGAGTGGTCCTTGTGGCCCCAAG TCTCTTTGCAACGCATGCGGCATACGCCAAAGGAAGGCTCGCCGCGCCATGGCTGCAGCGGCGGCCACTgccgccaccaacgatggggtggcgTCTGCTTCCAGTGGCGGTGTGGCGGTGGGGGCCATGCAGGCAAGCGACGCATCACAAGCGGTGAAGGCAACAAAGAAGGAGAAGAGGGCTGCGGATCTTGACCGGTCGCTGCCGTTCAAGAAGAGGTGCAAGATGGTTGATCATCCTACCGTTACCACCACCAAGGCCGTGGCTGTCGATGCCACTCTGAAGGATCAAGATCACGTTGTCGCCGAGGACGGCGCCATGGTGGAGAGACTGAGCAAAGCCGATCCGCCAGCAGCATTCACTCACGCCTTCATGCGCGACGAGATCACCGATGCCGCCATGCTGCTCATGACCCTATCGTGCGGTCTTGTTCGcagctag